The Xenopus laevis strain J_2021 chromosome 4L, Xenopus_laevis_v10.1, whole genome shotgun sequence genomic sequence CGTGACGCTCACTTCCACTGGCGCCCGTGCgacttgcactttgcacaattaCCAGCTACAGATTAGTGTAAGGGGACTCGTTAGGGTATTAAAAAAGATTCGTCCAGTATCATTTCTGTTATGTCCTTTGCTCAAGGGCTTTGGAGAATCAGCAAATGGGTCACTTTGCCTAAATCCCATAATTAGCCCCTTGGCAAGCAGGAAGGAAAAGCCACATTGTAACTGAAATATATTGTAATTTACAGTCTGATTGGAATCATGGGAAGGAAAGTGGCTGCTGTATTGGGATCTGTCCCTAGTCTGTTAAAGAGGCTgttaacttttaaattaactgttagtatgatgtagagagggatactctgagatcatttgcaattggttttcattttttattatttgtggtttttgggttatttagctttttattcagcagctctccagtttgcaatttcagccatctggttgctatggtccaaattcccctagcaaccatgcactaatttgaataagaggctggaatatgaataggagaggcctggacagaaagatgacaatacatttgtagctttacagagcatttgttttttagatggggtcactgacccccatttgaaaaatgcaAAGAGTCGggagaagaatgcaaataattcagaaactataaaaataaataatgaaagccaattgaaaagttgtttctaattttccattttataacatactaaaagttaacttaaaggtgaaccaccgctttaaacattaaataaagccaataggctggttttgcttccaataaggattaattatatcttagttgggatcaagtacaaagtacaggtatgggacctgctatccagtttgcgtgggacctggggttttccagataatggatccttccgtaatttggatcttcataccttaagtcttctagaaaatcatataaacattaaataaagccaataggctggttttgcctccaataaggattaattatatcttagttgggatcaagtataagttactgttttattattacacagaaaaagggaaatccttttttaaaagccaaattatttgattaaaatggagtttatgggaagacggccttcctgtaataaaggagcattctggttaatgggtttctggataacggatcccactgCTGTACTAGTACAGATCCAGAAAATATAGAAATGAACTTTAAGGACCTGTGTGAAAAAGGGAAAATCTGGGGTCAGATATGGCAAATggactattatattttatattatattgaatAAATGCAGCAGCCCCAAGCTCAGATCACTGGATTATACAGGAGATTCTAGTTAGACCTGATGTGAGTAATTGGCACGGCTGCAGGTGAAATTGTATTTGTAGAATTTCTTATTGTATTTAACAAAGAACATTTCATAGCGTGTCATTATATTCATActtctaattaaaggggtggttcaccttttagtatgttatagaatggccaattctaagcagcttttcaattggtcataacgatttctttttttatagttttttaattatttgaaagagtctttccatttttcaaataggggtcactgaccccatctaaaacaaatgctctctatggctacaaatgtattgttatttttattacttttattcagacctctcctattcatattccagtctctcatcaaactcaatgcatggttgctagggtaatctggaccctagcaaccagatggcggaaattgcaaactggagagctgctgaataaaaagctaaataactcaaaaagcacaaataataaaaaataaaaaaaacaagtgcatattgtctctacatcatactaacagttcatttataggtgaacaacctttttgtGTCCGTGATTATTCCTAATTATCTTCTGGGAGGCCAGAAGGAAAAGGCCCCACTAATGATTCCTggggataaaatataaaaatcatctgaataaagtagggatgcaccgaatgcactatttggATTCCGGCAAATTtcccgaatcctttatgaaagattcggccgaatacccaaccgttatctgaatccttatttgcatatgcaaatttgggccgggaaggaaaaagagaaaaaaaatagtttacttacttatttttgtgatgaaaagtcacgtgaaatcccgcctttcccacaatttgcatatgcaaattagcattcgatTTCGGtttggcagaatccgaatcctgctaaaaaaaaacggcagaatcctggccgaatcctggattcggtgcatccctagaataaagagaattgttgtgcaataaagagagaatatgaaaagaaaaaagcaCTGGGACATTTTCCAGGCCAAACACTTTTCTTTCCATATGACAGTTTGTGTTCCAAGCATTTCTGTACTGTTCCCCTTTATATATGACCCTGGGGGGCCTTGGCTCACTGCAGAAACTGCTCCGACTGAACCTGTAACACATGTGTCCTACTGTTTGTGACTGTGAcccctataatataatataatccctgccataaagcaagactgggCTGCTGTTCTGAGCCAGAAGCAGATACAGTCACAGAAAGAATTGGCAAGCCCCACCTGCTTATTTAGTTTAATTTCATAGTATCAACACTTACAACTAAATCTTATTGGTGGTTGTTGCTACCCCAGCCCTAATTCACCCCAATAACTGGCAGCCTGGACTCCCCCCTAGTGCTGTGGGTGTCAGACTGTTTCTGTTCAATTCCCACTTGAAAGGTCTCTTTCCCTCTTTGAAGGACTTGGTTTTGCTCATGAAATGGCTACAGAAACTATTGGTGTTTAGTAATTCAGTTATAGTTCAAAGAATATGTAGGGTAGCAAACACATATTCACCCCCAAATCTCAACCCTTACTGACCTTCAAGTTGGACTTTCAGGTGTATTTGATAATTCTCCCTAATTCACCCCCTAACTGGTCATCAGGCTGAGCCCTCCCTGCTACTGGGAACCAGTGCCCTAGTGGGGTGCATCCATGGTCAGAACATTTATTGATGCCCATTGGCACCCCAGAACTAATGCACCCGTACTACTGCCTGCACCACTATATACAAACActatattttttagggatgcactgaatccaggatgcggttcgggattcgtccacgattcggcctttttcagcgggattcagattcgggcgaatacttgtgcccagccgaaccgaatcctaatttgcatatgcaaattaggggcagggaggtaaattgtgtgactttttgtcacaaaacaaggaagtaaaaatgttttccccttcccacccctaatttgcatatgcaaattaggagtcggttCGGTTTtctgctgaatcttttgcgaaggattcgggggctcggccgaatccaaaatagtggattcggtgcatccctaatatttttcaCCCGTATCGTTACATCCCACAACTATTGGGCACCTGCatctcatacctcccaatattttaaaaatagaatgagggacaaaaatatttctcGCACGTAGCAAGTCAAAAATcttttgaccacgtccatttttgtaGTCACacgccctaattaccatgtccattctATAAAATTTgtcagattatgaaagtttggacacatttctgtgtgttattacagtttcgctaatgaaggtgaattggcctttaagctgtgagtctaagttctcccaagagacctgcttatcttaaattgttacaatagtttctttgcttttcttaaatagttacaattgtttctttgcttcacttaaattgtaacaaaagtatctaagtgcacctggctttgtatctttttctggctgttcaaccCAGGACTGCgaattgagctgtcaaaatcgggactgtctcgCAAAacatgggacagttgggaggtctgcATTTACAGTGGATTCTTGGGTCGAATTacggcattgtgggtaaaaaaaaccatGTCCGTTTGCATTTACATATTGCACGTATATTTGTAATGAGTCTGATTTTTGGAGAACATGCTGCACTTATGACATTTTCAacagttcaaagtttttttccaaaagtcaaaattttaaaaattaatggaacaatccAACTTTCATTgcaactacattttttttcactagcttttcagattcaagcttttcCATCAATACGCtatttatacagtaaaaaaaaaactatattatgaaaaaaaacttgaatccagaAATGTATAAATCATTCCTTCTCGAATGTGGGAAATAAAGTCATCAAAAGCCTAGCTGAATCCTCCTGTGAAATTCCTTAAAATGAGGCTGGAAAGAACCAAAATGGCGTTAAatgaaattttctgaaaaacattcgattttaataaatataaacaaaattaatCAAAAAGTAACAAACCATTTATGAAAATATCATAACCTCTAGATACAATGAGATCATAAAATCATTGAATTGTGTGTTTGATTAGACagcagactaagggggttatttactaaactctgaaggcaaaaatcacgaaaaatctattaaaccccaaagatggaaaagtaagaattagaaaatccggcatctcagacctgtcgagtcaatgggagaagccccaatgattttttgatgtgcgctgggtttcggcaataccccaaagttttctaaaaaaaaaaaatctgcgtttttgaaaaaatcatgaaaatcggatgaaaaatctgaaaaaaacttgaaaatctgattctTACCCGCAaagaaaattgtcagaaaaatttaataataaataagcgtaaaaaaacccacGCGGATttcatcagagtttgtagcagaaaatattgagataaattcggactttgataaataaccccctaattatgTTTTGGGGACCAGGAGCACAGGGAACCCCAAATTGTTGGGGGTTCTACACTGATATATGTCTGATGATATATTCTAATGATTCCATGAAACCCCCACTTTTATTTCAATCAAATACAAATTTCCTATAACTTGAAATAGATTTATTTCTTGAAATTCACAACTTCATTTTTCAACAAATAGGAGCAAAATTGCAGCTAAATCCTAATCTGAGTTTTTCCAATCTCaatttatgtaaatgtatcaatcaaaaatttgaatgaaaaaaaaaaggccattaaGACCTGGCAAGCTTCTAGAGACGTCGATAGGAAgtgtattttcagcattttttagCAAGTTTAAAATAATCACCTTCTTCAGACTCATtaaagattcggattcggctaaatccttctgcccggcctaaccaaatctgaatcctaatttgcatatgcaaattaggggcgggagggaaatcgcaagactttttgtcacaaaaaaaaaaaagttccccccttcccactcctaatttgcatatgcaaattcagatttggtatttggctgaatctttcgcaaaggattcgggggtttggctgaatccataatagtggatttgttgcatccctaattctgatttgcaattggttttaattttttattatttgtggtttttgagttatttagctttttattcagcagctctccagtttgtcatttcagccatctggttgctagggtccaaattcccctagcaaccatgcactgatttgaataatagactggaatatgaataggagaagcctgaatagaaagatgaggaatacaaagtagcaataacaatacatttgtagccttacagagcgtttgttttttaaaaaagctggaaagagtcagaagcaaaaggcaaatcatttaaaactaataaaaataattaatgaagatgAAGTTGTTTGTAATTGGCCATTTTACAGCATAATAaaatttaactgaaaggtgaaccacccctttaattcttattggaaacaaaacaatcctatttggtttatataggggcagatttatcaagggtcgaatttgaataacttcgaaatttgatttaaaaaagaaagtccattttcgatcgaattctaatcgtacaaaagtttcaaagtccaccaattgactccaaataggttctaggaggtccccttaggctcaaacagcaatttggcaggttttagatggcaaatgagtacatgataaatttcaaaatttgaattttcaaaaaaaaattttacattggactattaaacaaaaattagctctatattcaaatttttaaaattcaaatgtgcccttaaatgtttaaatgattttttagtatccTTAAGTATAGTGATGTAATTTACgtaagaccccaggtcccgagcattgtggataacaggtcccatatctgtattttatgGTGATTATTGCAGTTTTACACTACTGAGTTTTTCAGGCTCAAGATTTGCTAAAGACTGAGAAAAGAACTTAATCGGGTTGAGATTTTttgatattagaaaaaaaaaactattctaaaattctaaaatgaGTAAATTGGTCTCCCCATGTTGCCATGttggttttgtttgtttctttttcctaCATTACGGCCTCTGGTCTCCCAGTAATTTGCTGCAAATGTCCCTTTTTACGTAAATAAGTGTTAAATAAATGAGCTCATTCTTATTTAAAGCAGCGGGTGCAACTTGCTCGCGTCGGTTAATCCAGGACACTGCGGAAAACAATGAGCCTGATATTTCTGAACAACATTTCCAGCCCTCCGCCGTGTGCCTTATACCTCCATCCATTGTGTCTTTATTGACCACATTAACTACTACATATGCATAAGAAATAAACGGGGGCATTTCATCAGGATTAGCCTAATAGCATTAAGAGATTATTTTTTCTCCCCCCccttaatttcccctttaaaaaaaaaaacattaaaatgagaTTACTTCCTACTTGACTGATTTCATAGAATTCTGGGCGAGTTTTTCTGAAATGAAGAGGAATGAAATAAGTTGATGATTTCATACGTTGGTGGTTTTCCATAAAAGAGGAGTTAGTCGGCGGTTCTTAACTTCTTTAGAGAAAGTAGATATTCTGGTCGGGGGAGATAAGAGTCTGTCCCACTCCATCGCTCCCCTAGTGTCCCCATTAGCTGCTAATTACACaccaaacaaataaacaattaacTCTCCTTGCCTCTCCGTGGGGGAGGCTTCATTGAGATGCTAAAACTTTCTAATGAAAGATTTTAATTAATGAGGTTGTAAATCCAACCCCCTTGTCAACACAACAAGGCCGGAGCAGCTCCACGGCTTGGATTGCAGCTCTATAAAAGCCAAGCAGAAGCCTAGAGAAGGACAAAGTCTCAGTTGAGTCTCACCAGCCTCACCATGTCTCCTGCTCTTCAGAAAGGATCCAGTCTGATGGAAAACAGATCTCCACCATCTTCATTTTCCATCGAACATATTTTAGGATTAGACAAGAAGACGGATGTGGCTTCATCAGCCATTATTAAGCACTACCGGCCATGGATTGAGTGCAGCAGCAAGGGTAGGTGGTGTCTTCTTCAGCTCATCCTGGAGCTCCGTTTTATAGTCCTTCACTAAACCATATGCAACATTTGCTAAAATATAGACAACCTAACTGTATTCCAGCCCTAATAGAGTCATCAAATAAAGAACTGGGATTTCCATTGACTTTCCAGAACCAAAATAGGAAAATCCCCATCCCCCTTTATTTCCCCTTGGTgatagaaattatttttatttgagatATTCCAATTCCCAAACCGAAACGGAGCATTTATTTCTGCATGTCTTGACTTATTGTGTTTCTCCTTCCACATAGGAGTAGTCGATGGCACCTTTTGGCAAATCCCGGTGATCGCTTGTGATCTCCCCATACAAGTTCACGCCGTGCACCGATCCGAGGAAGAGGAGACTAAGATCAGACTGGAGAAGTGTTTCGGAGATGAGGACAGACTGACCTATAAGAGAGAACTGAGCTGGTATAGGGGGCGCCGACCACGAACAGCTTTCACTAGGAGCCAGGTAAAAATCAGTTTAATTTCTAattaccaaaaaaatatatatttgcttacaTTATGTGTAATGGTAGTTAACATTTTTTTAGACTTTCAGAAATTTTAAGTATATCTGaaacttattttgttttttaaaagttacattttatatatatttattcttatttatttttaaatatgaaatatctgTACAAAACAGATTGAAAGCTCTTATGGCGAGGGTTTATATGTTGTATAAATGATTCCAGGTATTTGCTACAAAAATGCTAAGCCATATAATTAATGTATAACTATTATTCTGAGTCTATAAATCATGAACTTTTCTGTACAAAAATCGTGCAATAAGCACCTGGCCCAAAAACGTATAGTCTGAATTTCTTGGGACGGGTCCTGCAGAGACAAGACCTAAGTGTGGATGAATGTCACGGCACACAAAAGCTATTTCATTGCCcaagaaagagtcagaaaagtcTTAGTGAGGCGCCAAATGTAATGTTACTGGAACAGATACAGGGAGTTCTGAGAGAGTGTTggacattatattatatactgatcCAAAGGGATTGTTTTTCAGTAGAGTAGAACACAGAGGGACTTGGCACAGTTGGCCTCCCATATAAATGTATCTGTTTTTCTGTCTTCTTTTAGATTGAAATATTGGAGAATGTGTTCCGAGTGAATTCCTATCCAGGTATTGATGTCAGAGAGGAGCTGGCCAGCAAATTAGCTCTGGATGAGGACAGGATCCAGGTAGGGGCTGCTCTTACTTGGAACTGACACAatgatctatcatctatatctatctatctatctatctatctatctatctatctatctatctatctttctctctgtctatctatctatctatctatcta encodes the following:
- the hesx1.L gene encoding homeobox expressed in ES cells 1-B (The RefSeq protein has 4 substitutions compared to this genomic sequence), with protein sequence MSPALQKGSSLMENRSPPSSFSIEHILGLDKKTDVASSPIIKHHRPWIECSSKGVVNGTCWQIPVIACDLPIQVHAVHRSEEEETKIRLEKCFGDEDRLTYKRELSWYRGRRPRTAFTRSQIEILENVFRVNSYPGIDVREELASKLALDEDRIQIWFQNRRAKLKRSHRESQFLIVKDSLSSKIQE